Sequence from the Saccharopolyspora pogona genome:
GGATCGTCACCGTCGACCACCACCGGGGCTCCGAAGAGCACCAGCCCGGCTGGGAGTACCACGACCCGAACCTGGTCGACCCGGCCGTCGGGAAGCTGGACACGCTGGGCGAATTCCGGCGGACGATCGCGCGGGCCAGACTGGAGGACGAGGTGACCGCGATCGTCGGCCGCTCCGGCGCGGTCGCGGAGTTCTGGCGAACCCCGCTGTCGCTGCTGTTCATCGACGGCGGCCACACCGACGCGGCGGCCAACACCGACTACGAAGGCTGGGCGCACTGGGTGGCGCCGGGCGGTGTCCTGGTGATCCACGACGTCTTCCCGGACCCCGACGACGGAGGCCAGGCGCCGTACCGCATCTACTGCCGAGCCCTGGAAACGGGAGCGTTTCGCGAAACCCGAGTCGTCGGCTCCCTCCGAGTCCTGGAACGCACCAACGGAACCCCGGGCTCCATCCCCTGAGATCCCGCGATTTCATTTCACGTTTTCCAGCCTCTTCTTGCGTTGCGGTGCGGGTGGCGGAACCTCAGCGGCGGTGCAGGCTGCGAGAGTGGGCCAAGGCGGCGACGCCGCTTGCGGCAGCCCCGCACCACGGTCTTCAGGCATCGCGGCTGCGGATCGGCCAGGATGAAAAAGGCTCAATGAAATTGAAGACCGATTTCCATTGAAATTGAACTCCTTCGGCGTGTCGGACCACGACACGCCGAAGGCCATGGACGACCACCGCAATTTCAATGGAAATCAGAGGTCTGATTTCCATTGAAATTGCGGACGGACGGGGTCGGTACGCGATCGGTCAGGCGCCGGGGACGTACTCGAGTTCGCAGCAGGGGACGTTCTCGACTGGCAGGCCCGTCGGGAGCTTCTCACCTCGGAAGATGCCATTGCCCGGTGTCGCGCGGGACAGCGCATCCGCAGCTAGGACCACCGCGGCGCCGGTCCAGGTGGAGCGCTCCTCCGGCCAGCGCTTGCCGTCGGCGTACACCAGGCCCGTCCAGTACGAGCCGTCCGGGTCGCGCAGGTGCTGCATCGCCGCGAGCAGCTCGCGGGCGCGGTCATGCTCGTCCAGCGCATCGAGGCTCAGCACCAGTTCGCAGGTTTCCGCGCCGGTGACCCACGGGTGGTCGTCGACGCAGCGCACCCCCAGCCCGTCGACCACGAAGTCCGACCAGCGGGCGAACAGCCGCTGTCGCGCAGCCTCGCCGCGAAGTGCACCGCCGAGGATCGGGTAGTACCAGTCCATCGAGTACCGGTGCTTCGGCGTGAACGCCTCGGGGTGGCGGCGCAATGCGTGCCCGAGCCGGCCCAGCGCCACCTCCCAGCCCGGCTGCGGCTGGTCCAGGTAGTCGGCCAGCGCGAGCGCGCAGCGCAGGCTGTGGTGGATGCTGGAGCATCCCGACAGCAGCGCCTCGCCGGTCGGGATGCCGGACTCGCCCACCGCCCAGTCGATCTCACCCCGCTCTCGCTGCGCGGTAAGCACGAAGTCGATCGCGGCACGCACCACCGGCCACATCCGCTCCGCGAACGCGTCGTCGCCGCTGATCAGCAGGTAGTGCCACACGCCGACGGCGGGGTACGCGCAGAAGTTGGTGTCCGCGCCGGCGTCCTCGATCCGCCCGTCGCGCACCTGCAAGGGCCAGGACCCGTCCGCGCGCTGTGTTCCGCGCAGCCACTCGTAGGCGCACTCGGCCTCGGGGAGCAGACCTGCCGCGGCCATCGCCATGGCCGACTCGACGTGGTCCCACGGGTCCACGTGCCCGCCCGGGAACCACGGCACCGCACCCGATGCCAACTGCGTCGCCGCGATGGCCTTGCCGGTCTGGACGGCCGCCTCGGCGGACAGCACGCCCGGGACCTCAGGCCCCGGCACGGGCCGCTCCCGGCTTGCCCAGGTAGACCGCGATGCTCTTGCCCATCACCGGGTCCAGCAGGCGCTCGGCGGTGCGGGTGATCCAGGGCCCCTTCATCAGGTCCCACACCAGCATCTGGTGGTAGGCCTTGGGCAGCGGGTGGTCGTCGTTGTCGGTGCCCACCGCGCACTTGAGCCACCAGTACGGCGAGTGCAGGGCGTGCGCGTAGTGGTGGAAGGCCGGGCGCAGGCCCGCGTCGCGGAGCTTGCCGATCAGCTCGTCGGCGGTGTAGATCCGCACGTGGCCGCCCTCGACCTGGTGGTACTCGTCCGACAGCGCCCAGCAGATCTTCTCCGGCCACCAGCGCGGCACCGTCACCACGACCCGGCCGCCGGGCTTGACGACGCGCACCATCTCGCGCATCGCCTTCTCGTCCTCGGGAATGTGCTCCATGATCTCCGAGGCGATGACGCAGTCGAAGTGCTCGTCCGGGAACGGCAGCGCGAGCGCGTCACCGGAAACGGTCTGCGCGGCGGAGCCGTCGGGCACCTGGTTCTCGGCCTTCATCGCGGCGAACATCGCCGCCACGTTCTCCAGCTCCACGACGTCCTGGTCGAAGGCGATCACGTCCGCCCCGCGCCGATAGAGTTCGAAGGCGTGCCGCCCCGCGCCGCAGCCCAGGTCCAGCACCCGCTGGCCCGGTCGCACGCCGAGCTTGTCGAAGTCCACCGTCAGCAAGTTGCTCCTTCCCCTGCGCGCGCCCTCCGCGCGATCGCCTCGGCGTAGCAGTCGACCGTCGCCGCTGCCACCGATTTCCAGCTGTACTTCGCCAAAACCCGCGCCCGGCCCGCCGCGCCGAGCCGCTGCCGCCGATCGGCCGAGTCGAGCAGTCCGGCCAGCGCCGCCGCCAGCGCTTCGGCATCGCCCGGCGGAACCAGGTCGGCGCATTCGCCGTCCGGCCCGGCCACCTCCGGGATCGCTCCGGCCTGGCTGGCCACCAGCGGCGTCGCGCAGGCCATCGCCTCGACGGTCGGCAGCGAGAACCCCTCGTACAGCGACGGAACGCAGGCCACCTCGGCGGAGCCGAGCAGCTCGGCCAGCGCTGCATCGCTGAGGCCGTTGACGGTGCGCACCACGCCGCCGATGGCCAGTTCCTCGATGCGCTGCTCGGTCGGGCCGCCGGGGGTCGGCTTCGCGACCAGCACCAGCTCCACGGTGCGTTCGGTGCGCAGCTTCGCGACCGCCTCCAGCAGCGTGCCGATGCCCTTCATCGGGGTGTCCGCGCTGGCCATCGCCACAATGCGGCCCGGCACACGGGGCGCGGTCGGCGGCTTGAACACCTCAGCGTCCACGCCCAGCGGCACCACCCGCAGCTGCTGCGCGCCGACGCCGAAATCGCGGCGGATGTCGAGGGCCGACGACTCCGAAACGGTCAAAAGCTGCGGGATGCGGCGGGCCACCCGGCCCTGCATCCGGGTGAAGCCGTA
This genomic interval carries:
- a CDS encoding class I SAM-dependent methyltransferase: MDFDKLGVRPGQRVLDLGCGAGRHAFELYRRGADVIAFDQDVVELENVAAMFAAMKAENQVPDGSAAQTVSGDALALPFPDEHFDCVIASEIMEHIPEDEKAMREMVRVVKPGGRVVVTVPRWWPEKICWALSDEYHQVEGGHVRIYTADELIGKLRDAGLRPAFHHYAHALHSPYWWLKCAVGTDNDDHPLPKAYHQMLVWDLMKGPWITRTAERLLDPVMGKSIAVYLGKPGAARAGA
- a CDS encoding prenyltransferase, whose translation is MPGPEVPGVLSAEAAVQTGKAIAATQLASGAVPWFPGGHVDPWDHVESAMAMAAAGLLPEAECAYEWLRGTQRADGSWPLQVRDGRIEDAGADTNFCAYPAVGVWHYLLISGDDAFAERMWPVVRAAIDFVLTAQRERGEIDWAVGESGIPTGEALLSGCSSIHHSLRCALALADYLDQPQPGWEVALGRLGHALRRHPEAFTPKHRYSMDWYYPILGGALRGEAARQRLFARWSDFVVDGLGVRCVDDHPWVTGAETCELVLSLDALDEHDRARELLAAMQHLRDPDGSYWTGLVYADGKRWPEERSTWTGAAVVLAADALSRATPGNGIFRGEKLPTGLPVENVPCCELEYVPGA
- a CDS encoding glycosyltransferase family 4 protein, translating into MRIALLSYRSKPHCGGQGVYVRHLSRGLAELGHHVEVFSGKPYPELDPGVDLTAVDSLDLYDEADPFRTPGWRELRDAVDLLEVGTMWTAGFPEPLTFSLRAAKLLRARSHEFDVVHDNQCLGYGLLSLQRAGIPLVATVHHPITHDRRVDLAGATGWRRLGVRRWYGFTRMQGRVARRIPQLLTVSESSALDIRRDFGVGAQQLRVVPLGVDAEVFKPPTAPRVPGRIVAMASADTPMKGIGTLLEAVAKLRTERTVELVLVAKPTPGGPTEQRIEELAIGGVVRTVNGLSDAALAELLGSAEVACVPSLYEGFSLPTVEAMACATPLVASQAGAIPEVAGPDGECADLVPPGDAEALAAALAGLLDSADRRQRLGAAGRARVLAKYSWKSVAAATVDCYAEAIARRARAGEGATC
- a CDS encoding class I SAM-dependent methyltransferase, which gives rise to MTQGSATDREQHPPIPADLRELAEQATGFMPPEEGQALYEAALEHLGTGLAVEIGTYCGKSAIYLGAAARSTGGRIVTVDHHRGSEEHQPGWEYHDPNLVDPAVGKLDTLGEFRRTIARARLEDEVTAIVGRSGAVAEFWRTPLSLLFIDGGHTDAAANTDYEGWAHWVAPGGVLVIHDVFPDPDDGGQAPYRIYCRALETGAFRETRVVGSLRVLERTNGTPGSIP